The nucleotide window CGATGATTTCTGGCCGATTGCCACGTAGATACAGAAGATGTCCGTATCTTTCTGGTTGATGATTGTATCGATCGCCACCGCGGTTTTACCGGTCTGGCGGTCACCGATGATCAGCTCACGCTGTCCCCGGCCGATCGGAATCATCGAGTCGATTGCCTTCAAACCGGTCTGGACCGGTTCTTTCACAGGCTGTCTTTCGACCACATTAGGCGGCACGGTTTCGGTCGGGCGATACTTGTCGGTTACGATCGGGCCTTTGCCGTCAATCGGCTGACCGAGCGCGCTAACCACACGTCCGACCAGGGCATCACCGACAGGAACGGAGGCGATACGGCCGGTGCGGCGAACTGTGTCACCCTCTTTGATATCCGTATCGGCACCGAAAATAGCGACACCGACATTGTCTTCTTCGAGGTTGAGAATCAGCCCCATGATATCATTCGGGAACTGCACCAGCTCCGACATCATGGCATCCTCAAGTCCCCATACACGAGCGATACCATCGCCGATCTGGAGCACCGTGCCGACAGACTCCATCTTCAGCGTGGTCTCGTATTTGGAGATCTCTTTTTTGATTATAGAACTAACTTCTTCTGGTTTTAATGCCATCTTGTTCTCCGTCTATGTAAATCACACAACTCGATTTCAAAACGACGCTGTCGCGATCCGTCAATCAATTGACCTTGAGATCGTAAAGCCTCTCACGCAGGAGAGCGAGCTGATATTTAATCGACTTATCGATAACCTGATCACCCAGGTATACGATCACTCCCCCCAGAATGGCGGGATCGACCTTCTTGGTCATCAGGATCTTCTTGCCGGTTTTCTTCTCGAGTTTCTGCTTGAGCGCTTCGGCTTCCTTGTCGCCCAGGGGCACCGCCGTAACCACTCTGGTCTTGACGAATCCCCGGCTTTCGAGCACCAGGTCATTGAATTTTTCCGCGATTTCCACCAGGTGCGCGCTACGGCGTTTGCCGATAATCAGATCCAGAAAGGTCATCACAGGAGGAGACACCCGTCCCTTGAAGACTGAGTGAAGCACCTCTTCTTTTTCCTGTTCGCGGATCTGCGGGGCGGCCAGAAAGTTCAGAAACGCCCGGTCCGTGCGACAGACCTGACCGATCGCTTTGATCTCCTCGGCGATCTGGTCAACAATATTTTTTTCTTTCGCCAGCTGAAATAAGCCGGCGGCATAACGATTAGCTACTTCCGCTGAAAGCACTAAACCTTCTCCACTTCGTCAATAAAGTTGGAAATTAACTGGCGATGCTTCTGCTCATCCAGCTTCTCGGCAATCAGTTTCTCCGCCGCGGTCAGGGTCATTCCGATCATATCCTCTTTGAGCTGGGCACGGGCTTTTTCGACATCCCGGGCGAGCTCACTCTTGGCGCGTTCGATTTGCTCTTTGGCCTTGCGCTGGGCATCCTCCTGGATCTCGGAGGCGACTTTCTGTCCCTCCTTGACCGCTTCCTGGATCTTGGCGCGGGCCTCGGCATCGATCTCCTTGAGCTTGGCTTCATAGTCGGCCAGAAGCTGTTCGGATTTCTTGCGATTGTCGGCGGCTTCATCAAAGTCGCTTTTGATCTTCTCTCTGCGCTCTTCGAGAATCTTAGTGATCGGTCCCCAGGCAAAACGTTTCAAAATCCACAGCGCGATCAGAAAGCCGACAGCGTGCGTGAGCAACATTTGCCATTTTCCGATATCCTCCACGGTAACTCCTTTGCAAGCAAGTTACGGCAAAGATGGAGGCATTTGCCTCCATCTTCACGGTAAACTTTTCTTAATGAGCGCCAATCTTACCGGACAGAATGAAGAAGCCGACCAGCGAATAAATAGTCAGCGCCTCGATCAGAGCGGCACCGATGATCATACCTGTCTGAATTTTGCCGGCAGCTTCCGGCTGACGACCCATGGCGTCCATAGCGGAACCTACGGCACGGCCAAGGCCGAGACCTGAACCGACAGCGGCCAGAGCCAGGCCGATCGGCAGTGAAAACGACAATGCAGTCTGGAAATCCATCAGTCCTCCTAATATGGTTTATGTTAACTGTTTAATGTTCTTCATGTTCCTCATGCGGCAACATCATCGAAAAATAAACCGCCGCCAAAAGTGTAAACACTAAAGCTTGAATAGTCGACGTCAACAGCGCCAAGAAATAAAACGGCAACTGTAGCGGAATTCCGACCGGCGATCCCATAAACGCCAGCACCATCACACCCAGCCCGGTAAAGGCCGCCAGAAGCACATCCTCGCCGGTAATGTTACCGAAAAGTCGCAAAGACAGCGACAACGGCTTGGCCAACTCGCCGATAATATGGATCGGCAGGTTCAACGGTACCAGAACCCAGGTCACCACCGAGCGCGGTTCGCCCATCAGATGATCTACGTACTTGACGATTCCAAGCCTGCGAATACCGGTGTACTGGACGTACAAAAAAACCACTATCGCCAATGGCGCGGTTGTCGCCCAGTTAGCCGTAGCGGATTTTCCAAATGGTATCAGGCCAAACCAGTTCATCAGCAGGATATACATGAACAAGGTGCCCAAAAACGGGGTGTAATGCCTGCCCCATTTTTCGCCCAGAATCGAGCTGAAGAAACTCTCGAAGCCTTCGACGATCATCTCGATCAGGTTCTGTAACGGTCCCGGCATGGTCGAGCGTTTGGCGTACACACGCATTGCGACAACACACATGAAAACCAATACGAGAAGTCCGAAGATCACGTCCTTGTACTCGAACATCCAGTCGACTACCGGTCCGCCCACATGGATATGCAGAAATTCGATAAAATGAGGAAGCTCGGGCATCCCGCCGGCATGCTCGCCACCGGCCGAAGCTAATACTGTCAACAGATTCGAAAAAATCATCTCTCAACCTGTCTTTCAACTAATTTAAAATTTTTCAGGCTGCCCTCCATAACCAGCTTGCCGAGCGCTTTCATCAGGACAACAAAGAAGATCAGGGAAAATCCGATCACAAACGAAGAAACCGGAAACCATCCGAGATACAGCATCAGGAAGCCCAGAAAGTAAAGCACCGGAAACTTTATGACAGCCGCCAGGGCTAATTTTTTCGTGTCACGTTTTTGGGGGGTTATATACTGGACTACGACCTGCCGGATAAACCACAG belongs to Candidatus Zixiibacteriota bacterium and includes:
- a CDS encoding F0F1 ATP synthase subunit delta: MLSAEVANRYAAGLFQLAKEKNIVDQIAEEIKAIGQVCRTDRAFLNFLAAPQIREQEKEEVLHSVFKGRVSPPVMTFLDLIIGKRRSAHLVEIAEKFNDLVLESRGFVKTRVVTAVPLGDKEAEALKQKLEKKTGKKILMTKKVDPAILGGVIVYLGDQVIDKSIKYQLALLRERLYDLKVN
- the atpF gene encoding F0F1 ATP synthase subunit B codes for the protein MEDIGKWQMLLTHAVGFLIALWILKRFAWGPITKILEERREKIKSDFDEAADNRKKSEQLLADYEAKLKEIDAEARAKIQEAVKEGQKVASEIQEDAQRKAKEQIERAKSELARDVEKARAQLKEDMIGMTLTAAEKLIAEKLDEQKHRQLISNFIDEVEKV
- the atpE gene encoding ATP synthase F0 subunit C; amino-acid sequence: MDFQTALSFSLPIGLALAAVGSGLGLGRAVGSAMDAMGRQPEAAGKIQTGMIIGAALIEALTIYSLVGFFILSGKIGAH
- the atpB gene encoding F0F1 ATP synthase subunit A: MIFSNLLTVLASAGGEHAGGMPELPHFIEFLHIHVGGPVVDWMFEYKDVIFGLLVLVFMCVVAMRVYAKRSTMPGPLQNLIEMIVEGFESFFSSILGEKWGRHYTPFLGTLFMYILLMNWFGLIPFGKSATANWATTAPLAIVVFLYVQYTGIRRLGIVKYVDHLMGEPRSVVTWVLVPLNLPIHIIGELAKPLSLSLRLFGNITGEDVLLAAFTGLGVMVLAFMGSPVGIPLQLPFYFLALLTSTIQALVFTLLAAVYFSMMLPHEEHEEH